The following are encoded in a window of Ignicoccus islandicus DSM 13165 genomic DNA:
- a CDS encoding FprA family A-type flavoprotein, whose product MVLYHLSRLTDDLYVLRVDDRYTKYFEALWEIPEGITYNAYLLKTKEGDVLFDTWKRQFSSTLLEALERVTSPEELKYVVVHHLEPDHSGSLEDVVRWAPNVKVLSHPLAGRMMTAFPKAKARFKPVKDGETLELGGKKIRFVHTPWLHWPETMMSWIEDEGVLLTCDAFGGYGIPLSLYDDQCVNVEQMVRAVRKYVVTVIGHYREWIERNVSKLEKLGINPKVIAPAHGLIWRKSADRVIEIYKNVANSVPRQNKVLIVYASTYGTTEKMARGIECSLVKNGMEVVTYGFNDTSRAPISEILTDASDAEVIVFATPTYEVEAFPYLKFVAQELCWKVGNGKKVVIIASYGWSSAAVDDLKKTLEGCGYKSVSEVKHNAIGPTAINDEAVEEIAKKVLEAISK is encoded by the coding sequence ATGGTACTCTACCACCTATCTCGCCTCACTGACGATTTGTACGTGTTAAGGGTTGATGACAGATACACGAAGTACTTCGAAGCCCTTTGGGAGATACCGGAAGGAATTACCTATAACGCATACCTCTTAAAGACGAAAGAAGGGGACGTACTCTTCGATACTTGGAAGAGGCAGTTTTCGAGCACTCTCCTAGAGGCGTTGGAGAGGGTAACCTCCCCAGAAGAGCTCAAGTACGTCGTAGTTCACCACTTAGAACCCGATCATTCTGGAAGCTTGGAAGACGTAGTAAGGTGGGCACCCAACGTAAAGGTCTTGAGTCACCCATTAGCTGGTAGAATGATGACTGCCTTCCCGAAGGCTAAAGCGCGCTTCAAACCAGTCAAGGACGGCGAAACCCTAGAGTTAGGGGGCAAGAAAATAAGGTTCGTTCATACACCATGGCTTCACTGGCCCGAAACAATGATGAGTTGGATAGAGGACGAAGGAGTACTGCTTACGTGCGATGCGTTCGGAGGTTACGGAATACCGCTATCCCTCTACGACGATCAGTGCGTTAACGTAGAGCAAATGGTAAGAGCAGTTAGGAAGTACGTCGTTACAGTAATAGGCCACTATAGGGAATGGATTGAAAGAAACGTTTCGAAATTAGAGAAACTTGGAATAAATCCCAAGGTCATTGCTCCCGCTCACGGCCTCATATGGAGAAAGTCCGCGGACAGAGTAATTGAAATATACAAGAACGTAGCCAATTCCGTTCCAAGGCAGAACAAGGTACTAATAGTATACGCATCAACGTATGGTACAACAGAGAAAATGGCTAGGGGAATAGAATGTTCTCTAGTCAAGAACGGTATGGAAGTAGTTACTTACGGATTTAATGACACTTCGAGGGCGCCTATTTCAGAAATCCTTACTGACGCTTCCGATGCAGAAGTAATCGTCTTCGCGACGCCGACCTACGAAGTGGAGGCTTTCCCTTACTTGAAGTTCGTGGCCCAAGAGCTCTGCTGGAAAGTGGGTAACGGAAAGAAAGTCGTGATAATCGCGAGCTATGGATGGTCGAGCGCGGCAGTAGACGATCTGAAGAAGACGTTAGAGGGTTGCGGGTATAAATCAGTTTCCGAAGTGAAACACAATGCTATAGGTCCAACCGCGATAAATGATGAAGCCGTCGAGGAAATAGCTAAGAAGGTTCTGGAAGCTATATCGAAGTAA
- a CDS encoding DUF1152 domain-containing protein — translation MRGRVLVAGIGGGGDVGSAHCVATYLRELGYRVFLASVVWERMVRDPVPGPISPKEVQGAEQYNWIAVVRGGEFSLREGKKVEPEAALLAKATGESVILLDLTGGYYSLYQSFLEAIELTGSDIVIGVDAGGDVLAMPGDDDVWSPLTDSIALAVLQDLETSQLAVVGPGCDGEMPTEKVLRRISMVWKNGGNLGGFVISRNLKEVCERAMKFMKTEASRVVLRAASGEFGEVEIRRGSRKLLLSPVLATTFFLDPKKVQSPLANAVRGTKSIEEASAKMLENCSVSELELEKILKKLGEPTKENLEKARETLLKMRRCSDASNLQREEMERFKD, via the coding sequence TTGAGGGGAAGGGTCCTAGTAGCTGGAATAGGCGGAGGAGGAGACGTAGGATCTGCCCATTGCGTTGCAACCTATCTAAGGGAATTGGGATATCGCGTTTTCTTAGCCTCCGTGGTATGGGAAAGAATGGTACGCGATCCAGTTCCGGGACCGATTTCACCAAAGGAAGTACAGGGAGCGGAGCAGTACAATTGGATAGCTGTAGTTAGAGGCGGTGAATTCTCTTTAAGGGAAGGAAAGAAGGTCGAACCGGAAGCAGCGTTGCTAGCCAAAGCTACGGGCGAAAGCGTAATACTATTGGACTTGACGGGAGGATACTACTCTCTATACCAAAGTTTCCTTGAGGCGATTGAATTAACTGGGAGCGATATAGTAATAGGCGTGGATGCTGGTGGAGACGTTCTAGCTATGCCGGGCGATGACGACGTCTGGAGTCCCCTCACGGATTCGATAGCTCTAGCCGTATTACAGGATTTGGAAACGTCGCAACTCGCCGTAGTGGGACCTGGATGCGATGGGGAGATGCCCACTGAGAAGGTTCTAAGGAGAATATCTATGGTCTGGAAGAACGGAGGAAACTTGGGCGGCTTCGTTATATCAAGGAACCTAAAAGAGGTTTGCGAAAGGGCTATGAAATTCATGAAAACTGAGGCGTCGCGAGTGGTGCTTCGAGCCGCTTCCGGAGAGTTCGGGGAAGTGGAAATTAGGAGGGGCTCGCGAAAGCTACTCCTAAGCCCCGTCTTGGCCACGACGTTCTTCTTAGACCCTAAAAAGGTTCAAAGCCCATTGGCTAACGCAGTCAGGGGGACAAAGAGTATAGAAGAAGCTAGCGCTAAAATGTTAGAAAATTGTAGCGTCTCTGAACTTGAACTTGAGAAAATACTCAAGAAGTTAGGTGAACCAACTAAAGAGAACTTGGAGAAGGCCAGAGAAACGTTATTGAAGATGAGGAGGTGTTCAGATGCAAGTAATTTACAACGCGAAGAGATGGAACGTTTTAAGGACTAA
- a CDS encoding nucleotidyltransferase domain-containing protein, which yields MQVIYNAKRWNVLRTKREKAINVMEKLADLHPIVHGSVARGDVREDSDVDIAILRPVPPYMVELRLHFSHGYIVQATPFSTPKAYLALDEREEVVISFPLAPLSRSEIEFYAFGGQLDLEGLKKGLRVPGIDKSLHLIVPTDQGHWEEPVIGMEGEAAKLLGISILTIKERIALLTRRRERGHTGVFVKFKFQGSVEEALYEMARKNKLFRKKLENAGML from the coding sequence ATGCAAGTAATTTACAACGCGAAGAGATGGAACGTTTTAAGGACTAAGAGGGAAAAGGCCATTAATGTAATGGAAAAACTAGCTGACTTACATCCAATTGTACACGGCTCAGTTGCTAGAGGGGACGTTAGGGAAGACAGCGACGTGGACATCGCTATCCTGAGACCCGTTCCGCCTTATATGGTAGAACTCAGGCTGCATTTCTCACATGGCTACATCGTTCAAGCGACTCCCTTCAGCACACCCAAGGCTTACCTAGCCCTAGACGAAAGGGAAGAGGTGGTGATCTCCTTCCCGTTAGCTCCCCTTTCGAGGTCCGAAATAGAGTTCTATGCGTTCGGTGGTCAGCTGGATCTGGAGGGGCTTAAGAAGGGTTTAAGGGTTCCGGGAATAGACAAGTCCCTTCATTTGATCGTACCGACAGATCAGGGACACTGGGAGGAACCGGTAATAGGTATGGAAGGAGAGGCAGCAAAGTTGTTGGGAATATCCATTCTAACTATTAAAGAGAGAATCGCCCTACTGACTAGAAGAAGGGAAAGAGGTCATACGGGAGTTTTCGTTAAGTTCAAGTTCCAGGGAAGCGTTGAGGAGGCTTTATACGAAATGGCTCGGAAAAATAAGTTATTTAGAAAGAAGTTAGAGAATGCTGGAATGTTATGA
- a CDS encoding choice-of-anchor V domain-containing protein produces the protein MNWKAVLVLILIPSLAFAMSNGAPALECSQCHMDAKPLSSNNIVVEGLIEKDGKYYYEPGKFYKLKIKIVNVPNCTEAMVHCGGFAFSASAGKVKVVDHEHTFLTSVFDLGLGGMVEYVTHTEKGSLVRSRAWEVSWKAPEKPVVVGFRVASIVANGDASPNGDMYGVKIFSALPYGVPPEKIINQNTFTSNGSNTILLYMVLASLMTSLISLFVSIFALISSGKRSS, from the coding sequence ATGAATTGGAAAGCAGTGTTGGTCCTAATTTTAATTCCGTCCCTCGCGTTCGCAATGAGCAACGGTGCGCCAGCCCTCGAATGTAGTCAATGTCACATGGACGCGAAGCCGTTGTCTTCCAACAACATAGTGGTCGAAGGTCTAATTGAGAAGGACGGTAAGTACTATTACGAACCGGGTAAGTTCTATAAGTTGAAGATAAAGATTGTTAACGTACCTAATTGTACCGAAGCTATGGTTCACTGCGGCGGCTTCGCATTCAGCGCATCAGCAGGGAAAGTAAAGGTAGTCGATCACGAACATACGTTCCTCACCAGCGTCTTCGATCTAGGTCTAGGGGGTATGGTTGAATACGTAACCCACACGGAAAAGGGCTCCCTCGTGAGGTCTAGGGCGTGGGAAGTGAGTTGGAAAGCTCCCGAGAAGCCAGTGGTAGTAGGTTTCAGGGTTGCTAGCATAGTAGCTAACGGCGATGCTTCGCCCAATGGCGACATGTACGGCGTAAAAATATTCTCTGCGTTGCCCTACGGCGTTCCTCCGGAGAAGATAATTAATCAGAACACCTTCACTTCAAATGGTTCTAATACGATATTACTCTATATGGTACTAGCGTCCCTAATGACCTCCCTAATATCGCTCTTCGTTTCGATATTCGCATTAATAAGCAGCGGTAAGAGGTCTTCATAA
- a CDS encoding M20/M25/M40 family metallo-hydrolase, translating into MKELQTLFKLVSVYSPSGNEEEVRETLKEVIEEVTGGTVEVWEDGAGNVLASPSKKPQYEVALISHMDTVPGFPQPKIVGDKVYGRGAVDAKGPLNAMIWALAKIGEGPILLGAMVREETDSYGAKYLKENGPKARYVIIGEPSNNTNVIIGYRGYAWLKVECKAKGGHASSPEVGESAVDKLIELYLKAKENLQPATVSLTTIVSKNAFNVLPKEVVAQFDVRYPKGVELESILKAFEPCDVELVDGLPPAEVKPSSPVPRALARAILKSGKRARYAKKRGTSDMNVLAEVSESIAAYGPGKSELSHTDGEVMSLEEIKHAIEVYERAVRELLS; encoded by the coding sequence ATGAAGGAACTACAGACCCTATTTAAACTAGTTTCGGTTTACTCTCCAAGCGGTAACGAGGAGGAAGTTAGGGAGACGCTCAAGGAAGTTATAGAGGAAGTAACGGGCGGCACGGTAGAAGTTTGGGAAGATGGGGCTGGCAACGTACTTGCATCTCCCTCGAAGAAACCTCAATACGAAGTCGCATTGATCTCTCACATGGATACAGTACCGGGTTTCCCCCAGCCTAAGATAGTTGGGGACAAGGTCTATGGTAGAGGTGCGGTGGACGCGAAGGGCCCTCTAAACGCGATGATATGGGCATTAGCTAAGATAGGCGAAGGACCGATTTTGCTGGGTGCAATGGTTAGGGAAGAGACAGATAGCTACGGCGCCAAGTACTTAAAGGAAAACGGGCCGAAGGCTAGATACGTAATCATCGGAGAACCATCGAACAACACTAACGTGATAATAGGTTACAGAGGCTATGCTTGGCTCAAAGTGGAGTGTAAGGCCAAGGGAGGCCACGCTTCCTCTCCAGAAGTCGGGGAAAGTGCGGTGGATAAGCTAATAGAATTGTACTTAAAGGCGAAAGAGAACCTCCAACCAGCCACCGTTTCCTTAACAACCATCGTTTCTAAGAACGCCTTCAACGTTTTGCCGAAGGAAGTTGTAGCTCAATTCGATGTGAGGTACCCAAAGGGCGTTGAACTAGAGTCCATACTGAAAGCCTTTGAGCCTTGTGATGTTGAATTAGTCGATGGCTTACCTCCGGCGGAAGTTAAGCCTTCTTCCCCGGTACCGAGGGCCTTGGCGAGGGCAATACTGAAGAGCGGTAAGAGAGCTAGGTACGCTAAAAAGAGAGGTACCAGCGATATGAACGTGTTGGCCGAAGTCTCGGAGAGCATTGCAGCTTACGGTCCCGGAAAGAGCGAGCTAAGTCATACTGACGGCGAAGTAATGAGCTTAGAAGAGATTAAACATGCAATAGAAGTATATGAGAGAGCAGTCAGAGAGCTACTCTCCTAA
- a CDS encoding diphthamide synthesis protein: MESFLRGLKGRVVVESPPGLWREAKAVCSFIEERGLECVRSAMPSFGACLVFQDLGDAIVHLGHYPYPWWKPSKKTLFLPCPWKGEVRLHKIKSELEGKRTLVGTTAQHLESVKKVIDEMKAEGVNVELSFSTPRGLVLGCDYTGLRRGYDEYLIIAGGKFHSLGASLYLKRDVIAFDPYSERWERVNPYPILKRRLWKVSEAMEGREVAIIDGIEGQSRENLVKALFLEASRGGFKARLFKAPILTKEFVANVLEEVDFAVITSCPRLPLDDYGDLEKPVLAPGEARAVFRRNLELYSFPF; this comes from the coding sequence TTGGAGAGCTTCCTAAGGGGGCTCAAGGGTAGGGTTGTTGTCGAATCGCCGCCCGGTCTATGGAGGGAGGCGAAAGCCGTATGCTCGTTTATCGAAGAGAGAGGTTTGGAATGCGTTAGGTCGGCCATGCCTAGCTTCGGCGCTTGCCTAGTATTCCAAGACTTGGGCGACGCAATAGTCCACTTAGGTCATTACCCTTACCCTTGGTGGAAACCTTCGAAGAAAACGCTGTTCCTGCCTTGTCCTTGGAAAGGTGAGGTTCGATTACATAAAATTAAGAGCGAGCTGGAAGGGAAGAGGACGCTTGTCGGTACGACCGCTCAACACTTGGAGTCCGTGAAAAAGGTCATAGATGAAATGAAAGCTGAAGGAGTGAACGTGGAGCTTTCCTTCAGCACGCCCCGTGGACTCGTTTTGGGTTGCGATTACACGGGTTTGAGGAGGGGTTACGACGAGTACTTAATAATAGCTGGAGGAAAGTTCCATTCCTTAGGTGCATCTCTATATTTAAAGAGGGACGTTATAGCCTTCGACCCTTACTCTGAAAGATGGGAAAGAGTGAATCCATACCCGATTTTAAAGAGAAGGTTATGGAAAGTGTCTGAGGCAATGGAAGGAAGGGAAGTTGCGATAATAGATGGAATAGAGGGGCAAAGCAGGGAGAACCTAGTTAAGGCATTGTTCCTCGAGGCCTCTAGGGGAGGGTTTAAAGCTAGGTTATTTAAGGCTCCAATACTCACTAAGGAGTTCGTTGCGAACGTTCTGGAGGAGGTAGATTTCGCAGTAATTACCTCTTGTCCCAGATTACCTTTGGACGACTATGGAGACTTGGAAAAGCCAGTTCTCGCGCCCGGTGAGGCCAGGGCTGTCTTTAGGAGGAATTTGGAGCTCTACTCGTTTCCATTCTGA
- a CDS encoding RNA-protein complex protein Nop10: MKWLMRQCPNCGRYTFKETCPVCGTPTKVPHPPRFSPEDKYVKYRIMAKYLQNGNE; this comes from the coding sequence TTGAAATGGTTAATGAGACAGTGTCCCAACTGCGGCAGGTATACGTTTAAGGAAACGTGTCCGGTGTGTGGAACCCCTACCAAGGTCCCGCATCCACCTAGATTCAGTCCGGAAGACAAGTACGTGAAGTATCGGATAATGGCTAAATACCTTCAGAATGGAAACGAGTAG
- a CDS encoding translation initiation factor IF-2 subunit alpha: MARKRLPRVGELVVATVRQVFDYGAYVTLDEYNDLEAYLPWSEVASRWVRNIRNVLRENQKIVVKVIRVNKKRGTVDVSLKKVLESEKRQKMLLYKRLKKGENLLKIVAEKTGMDYDKLYNMLEPLIQKEFGDLLGVFEDTALKGKEILVKAGIPEEIASAIEEVAKTHVKIKEAVLKGMAILQTFDPEGVDKIRRVLMNAYDFMKGDEIRVRIYTIGAPRYVIEVHAFDYKTAGKTLEAIGQKILEDAKKEGFHLYQFQQVKQS; the protein is encoded by the coding sequence ATGGCTAGAAAGAGGCTTCCTAGAGTTGGAGAGCTCGTAGTAGCCACAGTTAGGCAAGTGTTCGACTACGGTGCCTACGTTACTCTAGACGAATACAACGATTTGGAAGCTTACTTACCATGGAGCGAAGTGGCTTCCAGATGGGTCAGGAACATAAGGAACGTCTTAAGAGAGAACCAGAAGATCGTCGTGAAGGTCATCAGGGTTAACAAGAAAAGGGGTACCGTTGACGTTTCCTTGAAGAAGGTCCTCGAGTCTGAGAAGAGGCAGAAGATGTTACTGTACAAGAGATTGAAGAAAGGCGAGAACCTCCTCAAAATAGTTGCGGAAAAGACTGGAATGGATTACGATAAGCTCTACAACATGCTCGAACCTCTAATTCAGAAGGAGTTCGGAGACTTACTTGGCGTCTTCGAGGACACCGCGTTAAAGGGTAAGGAAATTTTGGTGAAGGCCGGGATTCCCGAAGAGATCGCCAGCGCTATTGAGGAGGTAGCTAAGACGCACGTAAAGATCAAAGAAGCTGTGCTAAAGGGTATGGCAATACTCCAAACGTTCGACCCGGAAGGAGTAGACAAGATAAGGAGGGTCCTAATGAACGCTTACGATTTCATGAAAGGGGACGAAATAAGGGTTAGAATATACACTATAGGTGCGCCTAGGTACGTAATAGAGGTCCACGCGTTCGACTACAAGACGGCTGGCAAGACCTTGGAGGCCATAGGACAAAAGATACTTGAGGACGCTAAGAAGGAGGGCTTCCACCTATACCAGTTCCAACAGGTGAAGCAAAGTTGA
- a CDS encoding PH domain-containing protein produces the protein MEVVIKPTLRAYFSEILMLILSAIAILAAPLVPESYRSYWYALPIAVIALSYFVSKRAFVLTLISLLPSMILFYLYGPLYAALALIVVAVEFYMLVIYVRSMKYVLSDEGLTISVEFPLYSKVRSIPKNVIGEVTVATDALGKLMGYSEIIIKLRNGEEVKIEAAPKELAEKVKELIT, from the coding sequence TTGGAAGTAGTCATAAAGCCTACCTTGAGAGCTTACTTTAGCGAAATATTAATGTTAATCTTGAGCGCGATCGCTATCCTAGCGGCACCTCTCGTACCAGAAAGTTACAGGAGCTATTGGTACGCTCTGCCAATTGCCGTGATAGCGCTCTCGTACTTCGTATCGAAAAGGGCATTCGTACTCACTTTGATTTCATTACTGCCTTCAATGATTCTCTTTTACCTCTACGGTCCCTTGTACGCGGCGTTAGCTCTAATAGTAGTTGCCGTGGAATTCTACATGTTAGTAATCTACGTTAGGTCAATGAAGTACGTCTTAAGCGATGAAGGTTTAACGATATCGGTGGAGTTCCCACTATATAGTAAGGTTAGAAGCATTCCAAAGAACGTTATTGGCGAAGTTACAGTAGCTACGGACGCTCTCGGTAAACTCATGGGTTACTCGGAGATAATAATAAAGCTGAGGAACGGTGAAGAAGTGAAGATTGAAGCAGCTCCTAAGGAGCTAGCGGAGAAAGTTAAGGAACTAATAACTTGA
- a CDS encoding multiprotein bridging factor aMBF1, producing MKSKLYCEMCGSPIEGKAYRVVVEGTEMLLCERCYRSVRAKAVPTTTKKKVEKKEERKVEKPKKKVVEYEIVEDYYERVREARERLGMSRAELGMKVGVGENVIKRIELGRLEPDLELAKKLEKALNVKLIRKVEYTEEEGQAKLPSEELTLGDIVVIRKD from the coding sequence TTGAAATCTAAGCTCTATTGCGAAATGTGTGGATCCCCAATAGAAGGAAAGGCGTATCGAGTGGTAGTGGAAGGAACGGAAATGTTGCTCTGCGAGAGGTGCTACAGATCAGTTAGGGCGAAGGCCGTTCCGACTACTACTAAGAAGAAGGTCGAGAAAAAGGAGGAAAGGAAAGTTGAGAAGCCTAAGAAGAAGGTAGTTGAATACGAAATCGTAGAGGACTACTACGAGAGAGTTAGGGAGGCGAGGGAACGCTTGGGAATGAGTAGGGCTGAGCTTGGAATGAAGGTCGGAGTTGGTGAGAATGTTATAAAGAGAATTGAACTTGGTAGGTTGGAACCGGACCTAGAACTGGCTAAGAAGTTGGAAAAGGCGCTTAACGTAAAGTTAATCCGGAAGGTAGAATACACGGAGGAGGAAGGTCAGGCGAAGCTACCATCCGAAGAACTAACTTTAGGAGATATAGTGGTCATAAGGAAAGATTGA